Below is a window of Leisingera sp. S132 DNA.
CGGACACAATCATTTTTGTGCTGTCACCGCACGATGCTGCCATGGCTTTCCAATTGGCAAGACACAAGCCAACGGCAACGTTTTTCAGATCCGGAAGTGGTTACTGCAACGCTAGGTCATGTTGACAAATGTCTGAGCCAGAGCCGGATGGATGTAATGTCGATGAAGCCCAGGAAGCTTTCCCTGGTTTTGTCGTAGCGAGTTGCCACGCGGCGGAGAACCTGGAGTTCGAAGAAACCGCCCGCCTGCGCGACGAGATCAAACGGCTGGAGGCGGTCGACCTCGCCATCTCCGACGACCCGCTGGCCCGGCAATCGGCGGTGGAGGCGGCGTCCGAGGCGGCCGTCAAATCGCGGGGGCGGTCAACGGCTGGGAAGGCCGGGACAAGGGCGTGCCGGGGCAAGTCGCAGAAGAAGTATTCGTAGGGTGGTCACCACGGAATTCGATAGCTTTGAGCCAATGCACTTACAACACAAACGCAGGATTATTTGCCGTCGTCGTTAGGCCCATCTTCCGTAGCTTCATCGCTACTGTTCGCAGACGCGAGTTGTTGTTCAAGCAAACGCGCGAGGAAATCATGTAGAGCCCCTAAGTCAAGTGCACCTTTTTCCGCACTGGCATCTACGGCTTTCATGATCTCCACGTACTCACCTCTATTCTGCCGAATTAACTCAGGCAAGATCGGTGTTCCTGGCAACCATCCTCCGAGTTTCACGCAAAGCACAAAAAGGCAAGCAGCCCTGGCAGTTCGACCGTTGCCGTTAATGAACGGATGGATGTAGTTCAATCGCCATAAAACGAAGGCTGCTAATACTAGCGCATCTTGTTCCACCCAATGCCGATTTACTTGATTGACAAAATCGTCCATCAAACCAGGCACTTGAAACTCAGCCGGTGGATGGTATTCACCAACTGTCACGGGGCAAGGGCGGAATTCGCCAGCTGATGTGTGCAAGCACGCAATCGCGTGAAAATTCAACGCC
It encodes the following:
- a CDS encoding Fic family protein — translated: MILIDLTGGENHPAYQKFAIENGSRQYDFLRSAVEGALAVNRPFLSQTVLKALNFHAIACLHTSAGEFRPCPVTVGEYHPPAEFQVPGLMDDFVNQVNRHWVEQDALVLAAFVLWRLNYIHPFINGNGRTARAACLFVLCVKLGGWLPGTPILPELIRQNRGEYVEIMKAVDASAEKGALDLGALHDFLARLLEQQLASANSSDEATEDGPNDDGK